The following DNA comes from Serpentinimonas raichei.
TAATCCGGGTTGGTGGCCAAGCCCATGAAGCTGCCCGCGCGCGCCCTAGAAGCGCGGTACTCGGGCAGGTAGCGCCCGGCTTGGCGCATGAGCCAGATTGGGGTGTAGTCGGTGGCCTGGCGCAGGCAGGCGCGCAGGAAGGTGTCGTTTTGCAAGGGGGCGTAGGCGGTGTTCATGGGGTCGATTGTCGCGCAGCGCGCGGGGTGCCGAGCCAGTGTGTCCCACCGCCAAAACCAGCGTGGCGCTCGGCCCTAGGCGAAAACACCCTCACCATCGACCACTTGCAGCAGCGCCACCAGGGGCAGGCCACCTTTGGCCACTTCGTCGGGCGGCTGCGGCGCGGGCAATTTGAGCCGGTGCTGGCGCAAAACGCAGATTACGGCATCTGGCACGAGCTTGGGCCCCAGCCTTGATCCAGGTCAATGCCTCAGCAGCCTTGTCGCCTCGGCCAATCAAGCCGTGGTCAGCACAGCATCCGCGGTCTGCCCCCGGCTTCTCCGGTTTCTCCGGTTTCTCACCGGTCTCTCAGCCAGCGTTGCCCAAGGGGCGTCCTCCGGTAGCGCTGCTTGCTGCTGCGTGGTGTTTCGGGTCGGGTCATTTCCACCAGACCAGAATCGAGCGCCGGCAATAGGTAAGCTTGCCGAAAATGCTTTTCGTCCTTCAGTCCCAGGGCTTGCTGCAATCCTGTTCGTGACAACGCTTCCTGCAAGGCCAACACGACCCGCCCAACTTCGGGGGTGACTTCGGGGGTGACTTCGGGGGTGACTTCGGGGGTAACTTCGGGAGGTATCGTACGGACCAGGGGATGAACGGGCAATCGGATCACGAACGAAAGTCGATCCTCATCCGATTCAAACAGCGGCGCGGGCGAGCCATTTGCAGCCATCACCTTGAGGATTTTCGGGATGCCTGTCGAGCGGCCCTCGGTCAGATCAAGCTCCTTCAAGAATTCACCGATGCGCCGGTTGCGGTAGCGGCGGCTGACCGCACGCCCCGCCTGAAAGTCCTCGAGCCGGATCGACCGATCCGGTCCGGGGAAGCTCAAGATGACCAGTTCTTCGTTGCTTATGCGCACCTCGATGGGTTCGCGCTCTTCGTAGGATCGGTGATAGACCGCATTGACCAAGGCCTCCTTGAGGGCGGCATAAGGGAAGTTCCAGACGCGCGTGGCTTCGGCCCGGTCCGGGTGCTTGATAATCGTCTCGCGCAGGTAGTTGCGCTGGATATAGCTCAAGGCCTCGCGGGTCATCCGGGCCAGCGGACCCTTGAAAATCTTGGGTATACGGATTTAATGGTTGATGGGGCACCTTCACCCCATCAATCTGATACCACCCTCAGATGGTTGATAGATCGACTCCGTAGTTGAGTTCCTCTGCGAAGTCCGGCAGTCCGTAACCGATGGTTTTCTTGTAGAAAGGAGAGACCTTCGCAGTCGGTGCCTTCTTCTTGTGCTTCGTGGTGTAGAGCATTCGTGCCCGCATCACCTCGAAGGAGTAACCGCGCCCTTCACGGTTCTTGTCCTTGGCCAGTCGGTTGATGGACTCCGTGTAAGCGTTGGTGACGGGCATGTCCGTCTCGAAGTAGGTCATGGTCTCTTCGCGCCAGTTTCCCACTGCCCTGACCAGATCGCTCCAGACTTCCTTTTGGCCCTTCGGGATGGTGGCTATCCACTCGTCCAGGGCGGCTTCTGCCTGGAGCCGTGTGGTGGCGTCCCAGATGCCGTAGAAGCGCTCCTTGTGCTCGTAGGCGGCCAGCAGTTGCGGGAACGCGCCTGTCCAGGTCTCCATGATGAGGCGCTCCCGGTCTGAGACTTCGTGAGCGCGTTTC
Coding sequences within:
- a CDS encoding Fic family protein, translating into MSYIQRNYLRETIIKHPDRAEATRVWNFPYAALKEALVNAVYHRSYEEREPIEVRISNEELVILSFPGPDRSIRLEDFQAGRAVSRRYRNRRIGEFLKELDLTEGRSTGIPKILKVMAANGSPAPLFESDEDRLSFVIRLPVHPLVRTIPPEVTPEVTPEVTPEVTPEVGRVVLALQEALSRTGLQQALGLKDEKHFRQAYLLPALDSGLVEMTRPETPRSSKQRYRRTPLGQRWLRDR